The sequence below is a genomic window from Perca fluviatilis chromosome 13, GENO_Pfluv_1.0, whole genome shotgun sequence.
GTGGGGGTGTGCACACTACCGCTGCTGCTCTACGTGATTATATCCCTTAACCATGAGGATCACATTTGCCTATTTGACTTACGAGGATGTCCAAAGGATTCCCAGCATGAAAGAACAGACTGTGATCGTGATCAAAGCCCCTGCCGAGACAAAACTGGAGGTGCCACACCCGGAAGaggtatatttatatataaaaaaaaaaaaaacacataatcagttaatttttctttcttcccaaTGACCTATTTTGACTTGAAACCCCAATCAAACAATACAGTATGGTGTAATGCTTTAGTTTTACTGATGCAGCATTGGCTCAAATTAAATTGTTTTTGCCAATATCCTCCCAAGACACCGTTCACTGTTAAGTGTCTGCTGCTATCTCCTATTCATAGACCAGTCAATAAAAGCACTTTGTCTACTTCCGCTATGTTCAGAGCCTTCAGGTCCACCTCAGCAGCACACAGGGACCCATTGAGGTGTTCCTCTGCTCCGATGACCCCATCCCTATGGAAGCCACAGACAGCTCTGTGGCCAACGGTGCCAATAGCAGCCACTTGGACTCGTCCGCCGATAGGAGCAGCTCCACCCCCCTTGTGCCTTACTCGTGCTTCGTCCAGGTGTCTTCCAAAGGTGAGTCTGGCACTTGCAACATCCCACGGTCTGTCTCAAACAGGTACTTTGTTGCCAGAGAGAAGGAAGCAACCACCCACGGGCTTTTCCCCAAACAGGAACCTTTTGATAAGATGACGCAGGGTTTCCTACAGGTTGAGAATTGACTTGTGGTGATGGGTGGCACGGCATGTGATAGCTGGGTTCAGTTAGAAACTAGTAAAACAAAGGTTTACTACTAAAATTACTACATAAAATAATTTAGAAGGAAATAACTATTCACATATTAAACAAACCAAGCTAGAACATGATACAGATGGAGTGTAGCTGGGCTTTTTCAACTAAATCTGGTTGGTTTGTCAAATGAAATGTatggttcagcagataaaaGAGCTGATTAATGTTAACCAGAGCTGACATGTTGTATTAAAAACCCTTAAAACCATAATGTGATCCATACAGAAAGGTACATGTTATTGTAAATCTCAACACTATGCACACGTCATGTCTCCTCCTAAATCTCCTTTAAATCATATTACACTAAGGCTATCCAAAGTTAATTCTGTTCTTGATCATTGTTCATTTTTGAAAGTGTTTTAATCCGTCTTTTGGGGATCCTAATGTTAAACACACCGTTTTGTactttacatgtgtgtgttgcattCATTAAGTTCTCATCTGAATAGTTTCCTGTCATTCAAAGAACTCTGGGTTGTAGTTTACAACTTTTGACAGCACACTTAATAAAATGTTGGGTTTTCTTCGGGCTCGCAaagtggcatcatgactttgcgtaaacatacacgtcAGTTtcctaaagccacgtggcgtgttatttgtacgcattttcagctgtatgtctacgctgtatacagcggacggcagtctgcaaTGTCACAGcttaaacggacacgccactttctaaagccatgtggcgtgttatcgcgggACTACGGGTTATCGCGGGACTACGGGTTATCGCGGGACTACGGGTTATCGCGGGACTACGGGTTATCGCGGGACTACGGGTTATCGCGGGACTACGGGTTATCGCGAGACTACGGGTTATCGCGGGACTACGGGTTATCGCGAGACAACGGTTGGAAACGTCACACGCAGGTTgggttgaaaagaaaaactggttgggattaggaaaagaagaactgggttagggttaggaaaaggACAAACGGGGAAAGGGAACGCCACACGCGGGCCGAGATCCCCACTCTCCTGGGtgtaagtcctgtgttttacccctCCGCCAcctcaaccaacctccctacgcggatttccAGTCTTTcatacggcgtcaattcacacgcaatcgcaaggtaatgtaactcaatggaggccaaacggcgttgataaacacgctaaaaaaacgagtatgcgtcttgataacaggCCACTAAAGGCATACAAATTCacatgtcatacatacgccacttcatgagctCAGTCTGGGGCTCGAGAGCATAAATAACGCTACAGTCAATGGCTACGGGCACGGCGAGAACGttaactgaaggctcggttggcaacGATTAGCTCCAGTTAACTCCAAATAGAACAAGCTGAACACACTTCCGCGGAGAGACTGTAAATGACgtttggggagctttcacagcggtGTGGCCGCAGCGTTTTTACGGTTTAtcagtacagttaatcccacagGAAGCCACAACACCGCAAGTAGCATGCGCTACTACTAAAGcttgatttatacttctgcgtaaaatctacgCTGTGGCTACATACGTAGGTACGTAGAGACACTAACCCACGCCGTAGCCTGCACCTCACGGAAAATGTAACCCGTCGCAGCAGCGCAGGTCacttggccgtggcttggtagcgttgcattcccccccccccgactcatttcctggttctccttctccataaacaacatgaaaccaaggagagggttaacttttcctgctacagatttcccaccgtggtcagaaagcacaggggagacactttgtttctctcactcgctccgaagctactcaccgtcactctctcacttctccctcgctctcacacacacacacacgcgccggttcgacgcacacaccaacgcacaagtacaATCTtgacttacgtaggctacggctaAAGCTCTGTGCGGAGCCTttgcagaaccataaatcacgcgTAACGTGCTACTAACGTGAGCCTGGCTCTGAAGAGCCTGAAGTGAATTATTGTCGCTGTGACATCACGAgtgggaggggctggaggccgcTGGTCTGTGTGCGCTGTAACATTACACCTTTTTTGAtggaaaaagaaatgtaatgcaaaatgtgatttttgtctACCTGAACGGGTAtcaatgtatgggaaacaccAGATGATGTATTTAGCTCCAAGCCTGCTTCTAGATTGCTGTCTCACATTTGCTTTGGGGGTTGTAAAACATTCACCGCTCATGTTTTTTCCTTCCTCCATGTCTCCTCATCCACACCCACACCTTATCCACACCCCCCATTATCTTCCCAGACAATGATAACCGCACTCTCGGAATCGGCAGTACCTCCAACCCGCTGTACCAGCCGACGCGACACTCCTCGCCAGTTACTGTCACCCCCGTCTCCCCCATGCACACCTCCCTCCAACCCCCGTCTGAAGATCAGCAGAGCTTTGTCGGCCTCACCCCACCTCTAGGTTTCTCTCTTGGTGGGGATGAGTACCTCATGAGCCTGGCTGAGGATGAGGGCATCACTGACCTCTTCTCTTCTTATGACCTGGAACAATTGCCCCTGGATATGCCCCTTCTCTAAGCAGCTGTTTTGGAAATTCTTTAATTTTGGAGGCAATTGCCATTTTCTCACAAACTGGATACCAAGGGGATACAATAAAAGAACAAAGGGCTGAGCCGTATGTAAGTTTTCTATATTTGCATTTGCCTATCCTGGATGGATGTGACTGGGATTTCCTGACGCTCAGGTATGTGGAGGAGTGAGCTCTTGTTATGGCTTCCTTATTGTCTTCAGGACTTGGACTGACGTGCATGCTGTTACACAAACTACTTTGTTTCAGAGCTTTAATCTGTTGCATGGTTGGGTGTCCTTAAGTGTCCTTCTCAAAGGTCTGAGCATTTCTGTCTCAACACAGGACTCGTTCTTGACCATTGGCCATGTCCGTGGGAAGATGCCGTTTTGTATTGTGATCACATAGCCTTCACAACAAAGCCTGATGATTGAGACACCCATTTAGTGTCAAGAAGTGTTGatttaaaagcattaaaaaaaaaaaaatgcaaagaacCCACATGTCTTGTCTTGACTCGGCTACAAGGGATCCACCAATCCAACTTTGTTCTCACCCGATCCAATTTGAATACCTAAACTCAGGGTATCTGCTGATACGGAGTATAAAATCTGTTAACCTCTATGTGTGGAATTCTCTGGAATAATTTTTATGTAAGCTAACACAAAGCCAGGAATTGCTGTGGCACTACAAACTGAGTTGGTGGCACCGGAATAACTGAATGAATGTGTGAATAATCGAACGTTGGATACACTGAATTTGATAATGACACGGACGCTCTCATCATAAGATGTAATATTGATCGGTGACAGCTGGTACAAGCTCCATTTATTATGGTAAGTATCGTCTCCAGTTGTGGCTTCATAGTTTCCTCAGGGCTCTAGTGGCTTTTACAGTGCAGTTTTGTAGATGCAGACTTAATTCTCACAAAACGTTCATCGAGTTCCCCAAAGTTTgtcatttaacttttttttttaattcctcttttGTGGGGAGTGGTTTGCCTAGATTGTAACAATACTTGCTGACTATTACGGTAAAACTCAATCTCAAGTTGCATGTACCTGTTTAACGTTGAGGCGAGTTACTTGTGCAGGTATTGGAAGGCAGCTTGTCTTCACCATGTAGCTGTTTAAAGGCATGGAATTGTCTACTGACAACACACTGAACAACTGactcttctttgtgtgtgtgtccttgattGCGGAGAAATTGAAACTGCGATCCGTGTCTGGTGagcacagctctgtcaatttAGGTAGGTGTACATTGAGGCCATCAAACTGACTGGTCTCAAGTCAGTATTTGTAAAACTGTGAAACTGCTGTGGataattttgtttttctcactcatttgtttttataatttcttCATAAAAAACCAAATGTGGAATTTCTGCCACTTTTGATCTTCTTAGCAATTAAAATCCACTACGAGGAGCTGAACAGCGAACTGTTGAAATCCAAGCTCTTTTAATGTATTCTTTTAATAGCTTCATCTACCCCAGTCAGTTCCTATTTAGCCACAGACCATTGTAATCTGTTCCTGTTTTTCTCTAAAGTTCTGGACTTTGGCCTGTTTGTGGTTAAAATAACTGTAACGTGACTATGAAGGTTAACACATGTGGACCATAAGCGTTTCCATAAAATGTCTAATCTAGAGGTTTCATGTCATCCATTTTCCTGTCGCTCTCAATGACCTTAGATGCTTCCTTACTTGAAAAACCACTGTTACAAATATGTGCGCAATTTGTGCCtcatgcactttttttttgtttttaaaaaggggatGAAGACCTTAAGGGCTAATTAGCTCTCAGGTAGCTTTAAGTACATGCatcaaagggctgcaggtcggaattAAACCTGCGGCACCGAGggctgagcctctgtacatagGGTGTCACCTCTGCCAGaagagctacccaggcgccctgaTTCCTCCTTTCTTCCCTTTCTTCCCTTTCTCATAAAGCTAGATTTTCCACTACTCCAGTGCAGTTTTATTGTAGTATTTGACCACCGTGCTACATTGACCTCAATACTTATCTGTAATCTTTAACCAGTCATCATTCACATTTGTGTTGTTCAATCTACTCTCAAGATCAGTTTTTGTGGTAACCATATGaag
It includes:
- the e2f3 gene encoding transcription factor E2F3 isoform X4; translated protein: MAKRRLELEAADPQDLQDGGWPAKAKKPMASLSHTGEKAPAPNPIARKSLFEKTRYDTSLGFLTQRFAEMLRRSADGVLDLNLVAQELNAPKRRVYDVTNVLEGIQLIKKKSKNFVEWLGGQMTVDLDQELKTLVEEERRLDELIQSCTRQVHQLCENRSSQKFAYLTYEDVQRIPSMKEQTVIVIKAPAETKLEVPHPEESLQVHLSSTQGPIEVFLCSDDPIPMEATDSSVANGANSSHLDSSADRSSSTPLVPYSCFVQVSSKDNDNRTLGIGSTSNPLYQPTRHSSPVTVTPVSPMHTSLQPPSEDQQSFVGLTPPLGFSLGGDEYLMSLAEDEGITDLFSSYDLEQLPLDMPLL
- the e2f3 gene encoding transcription factor E2F3 isoform X5; its protein translation is MASLSHTGEKAPAPNPIARKSLFEKTRYDTSLGFLTQRFAEMLRRSADGVLDLNLVAQELNAPKRRVYDVTNVLEGIQLIKKKSKNFVEWLGGQMTVDLDQELKTLVEEERRLDELIQSCTRQVHQLCENRSSQKFAYLTYEDVQRIPSMKEQTVIVIKAPAETKLEVPHPEESLQVHLSSTQGPIEVFLCSDDPIPMEATDSSVANGANSSHLDSSADRSSSTPLVPYSCFVQVSSKDNDNRTLGIGSTSNPLYQPTRHSSPVTVTPVSPMHTSLQPPSEDQQSFVGLTPPLGFSLGGDEYLMSLAEDEGITDLFSSYDLEQLPLDMPLL
- the e2f3 gene encoding transcription factor E2F3 isoform X3: MFNADMPSGCWAKRRLELEAADPQDLQDGGWPAKAKKPMASLSHTGEKAPAPNPIARKSLFEKTRYDTSLGFLTQRFAEMLRRSADGVLDLNLVAQELNAPKRRVYDVTNVLEGIQLIKKKSKNFVEWLGGQMTVDLDQELKTLVEEERRLDELIQSCTRQVHQLCENRSSQKFAYLTYEDVQRIPSMKEQTVIVIKAPAETKLEVPHPEESLQVHLSSTQGPIEVFLCSDDPIPMEATDSSVANGANSSHLDSSADRSSSTPLVPYSCFVQVSSKDNDNRTLGIGSTSNPLYQPTRHSSPVTVTPVSPMHTSLQPPSEDQQSFVGLTPPLGFSLGGDEYLMSLAEDEGITDLFSSYDLEQLPLDMPLL